AAAAACAAGTTTTTGCAGAATGCTGTATGAAAAGGAGTAAAATTACTATTTTGCACTTCTTCTCCGGGAAGTTTATCACCGAATATTTGAGATAACTTCCAGTCGGAAACGGCGAGAGAGGAAACGTCGGAGGAGCTGAAACTAAAACTCATCGTGGCTCGGCTGAAGCCTCAAAACGACATCGCACAAGCGCCGGCTGTAGCTGAAGTGGAGTGCAAATTCCACGGTGGTTTCCCGTTATCCACTCGATTTCTGGAAAGTTCTTCCACAGAAACGCCAATTGCTTTCTTACTTTATATGGCAAGTAAACATGGACCCCACTTCCCAATCacctatttttaataatttctatttaaataatttcaaaacgaaattaattaattttaaaaaaacagaTGGAAATATAATTGTCAAAGATTTAGGGGAAATTTGAGAAAAAATCGTTCGTCACAAACTTCATATGGTGTTCACTTCCCAAGTCATTAAAATTTATTCTGCACAACCTGAGGCTGAGAGcatgagaattttttttttaaacttcatccacaattttttattcatttttctcttattatattattttttcttaTCTGAAATCTCTCAACTCAATTTCATTCTCATCGACCGAAGAATCCCAAAGCTTCCTTCCACCTTCACCTTCAAAACTACATCCCATGCAAAATCAATGGTTTAAACGACGAAGATATCAAATGGGTTATATAAGGTAGAAAGAATGAAGATAATCAAGTGACATCGGCTGCCCATTTTCTTGAGAATCACGGACCAAAGATTTTTTGGAGAATCATGAAAACAAAACAAGTGAGTTTCTTATTTTTTGTTCACTCGATTTTTCCATTAATTTGATATTTGTTACCACATTTGTTCTTGATTTATGTCACTGTGACGATTTCGCAAAACAGAAGAGTTTCTTCATCATATTTGTTGGCTCGATTTCTCCAGTAATTTGATATTTATTAGCACATTTGTAATTGATTGATGTTATTGTCACGATTTCGAGAGTAAATCTCTAGCTACCAAAACCCACTGCGTCGACACCCATGGTGAAGGCAATTGGAAGCCCAACAATTTTTTTGGCTAGGTACAAATTTTTTTGCGAAATCGTCACAGTGACATAAATCAAAAACAAATGTGATAACAAATATCAAATTAATAGAAAAATCGAGCGAACAAAAAGGAAGAAGAAACTCACTTGTTTTGTTTTCGTGATTCTTCAAAAAAATCTTTGCTCTGTGATTCTCCAGAGATGTCACTTGGTTGTCTTCATTCTTTCTACCTTATGTAACCCATTTGAAACATTCGTCATTTAAACCATTGATTTTTGCGTGGGATTTAGTTTTGAAGATGAAGGTGGAAGGAAACTTCGGATTCTTCGGCCGATTGAATGAAATTGAAGAgagagatttgagataagaaaaATAAGTATAATAAgagaaaaatgaataaaaaattggggagtgagttttaaaaaaatttctcatgCTCTCAGGTTGTGCAAAATAAACTTTAGTGACTTGGAGATTGAACACCAAATGAAATTTGTGATGATGGATTCTTTCCCAAATTTCCCAAGATTTAATCTGGACATTGTAAAATTATAGAACATTGTCTTTTTAACACTGctaaaatatatttgatttatttttagtatttaatgaaagaacaatattattttaaaaatcatatctaaACAGCAATTTACATGATTATAttaagagtaggtcttttgtgagatggtctcacgaatttttatctgtaagacgagtcaaccctacagatattcaaaataaaaagtaatactcttagcataaaaagtaacactttttcaaagatgacccaaataagatatatgtctcacaaaatacgacccgtgagaccgtctcacataagtttttgcataatatcaaataagatatatgtgaATTTTAATAAGTACTTGGAATATTTATCAAATTctaaaatcatataataaaaataataatataaatttatattttatatattatagttaggtctaattttttaaaatcctGGAAAtacttttattttcttataacAATCCTTCCAATAAGATTTTTATAATAAGATTtggctttttattttttcaaatttaatttttaacaagagtaattatatatatatatatatatatatatatatatatatatatatatatatatatatatatatatatctaacatacatataaatataccacTTTCATTTGTGAATTTCCTTATATATCCttgttcatttatttaatttaatttaagttagcAAACAAATTAATATGTTATCTTAAaggtttttttttgtaattcattgtCCATTTTAAATGAATTTGGATATTAATACACATTCCTCTTTCTTTCCTAACTTTTAtgccaaaaaattatttatttaaattttcctGTTAAATTAAATTTGGACATTAATACACATTCCTCTTTCTTTCCTAACTTTTatgccaaaaaaattatttatttaaattttcttgttaatttaatttaccaaattaaattaatagGTTTTTTAGGAGttttttgtaattcattgtccatcttaaatggatttggacattaatacacatttctatttcttttaaaaattttatgccaaaaaaattatttatttaaatttcttagtaaaatctaacagaaaaatttaaaacttctaaTAAAATGTTTAATATTTCAGAGATAActataaaatcaatttttttgaaacttaagaatttttttatgtattaaattaatttttttaattaatatcaaTAAATTTATGAAGTTCTTGATATTTTTATGTAGATGATAAgaaatgctaaatttttgacaAATTccaataaattcatttaagtaataattaaataaatagttaCTCAATTATTTAGTGATTTCACTTATGATTCATTATgtattatgataatattttagataaaaaaatgtttttaaaattaaagtttttattattatatattttgttatCAATTTTTCATTGCGTTCTAAACATAATACAAAGAATGATTATATTAGCATTATTCTATTACGAAatcatcatatatcatatattgtTTGTTATATTGTTTGTTCTTTTCAAcctattaaataatttttaattgtatatgatgaaattacatacataaaaaataattttttctcttttctacatattaattaatttagcaTTATATATGatgactttatatatatataagttatttttcacatttcaaaataacaaaattgttatttaatATACTCACTTATTAAATTAACTAAGTTATGTTTACCAATTCACTGtgcattattattatgattgcaacttaatgaagcATATGTGAGAATATATAGTGGTCACCCTATAACAATTAATATTTgtgtttaaattattatttgtaATTAAAACTAATTTTTGTTCGATAAAATTATTTGATTAGTGAGAATAAATTTGATTTAGAAAAATGATTTCTAGAATGTAAACTAACAACTATATCATATTTGTTagtgtaataattttttatgtaagGTATAACAATCGAAATGTGACGTTTGTATTGTTTTacgattttaaaatattttagttaatGTTGCATCGTTACTCTggttataacttttggtaaaccGACAAATGTATGATCCTACAATTACTATATATAAGAGTCAAAATCATGAGATCAATTCTCATATATTGCAATTAGtgtaattattgatatttttggagtgcaataattgtctttgtTGGATACATCGATCGAATCATGACGATTGAGCTACTATACAGTTTAAAACATTTGAGTTGATGTGTAATAtctattctaaaaaaaaaagttaaacaAAATTCGCAAGGAGTTAAAAGTTAGCAAAAACACAATTGATATTTAACTTAATAACAAGTTTAGAGGTTTATTTTAACATCATCATGATAATTTAGTTAATTAAGAGAATTTTATTTGACAGTCACTATATGCACTCCATTTAAATACATTGTGATTGTGGTTTTAGAAAAATTTACTATtctcttaattttatttttattgttttccaTTGTGAATgatatttggatgaaaaatCTATTTGTTAATTTGAGAGAGATATCATTATGTTATAATCATGCAAATTGAAAATTGTTATATAAATAAGTGTATATATTTGATTTATCGTTATggtgtatttttatttattgtgttttgatatatttatagTAATAAATACTCATAAACAATATGCTATTCAAacgattttaaaaattatctaaatctCGTTAGTATATATTTCAGTATTAATCACCCACGTGCATCGCACGTGTTCAttcctagtatatatatatatattagactGTTCTTCTGTATTTATACTTTGacgttgtatatatatatatatatttatactttgacgttatatatatatatatccttgcAAGTCCACtgaaatattaagaaaacaattccaaaatatacaaattctaaCAATCTCGcaaccaaaaatataaaattctgGCAAACTTTTTACCCATTCTACCTTACTCCTCCTCTGGATAAAACATAGCTCCTTTATTCTTCCTCAACCAACAACTCACAGTCTCTGTTATTATAATTCTTGAGTCTTGAAACTCTACAAATTGCAAGTCAAAAGATGGTCATTATCAATTTCAGAGAGTTCATTACAAGAGATCAATCTCCTTTTATCCACGGGTCCTGTACTGGTAAAACTGCAATAATGAGAAACAAGCCTAAAAGTCAGCAAAGATTGGATTTTGATATCTGAAAGGATAGCATGAAAGTTTGTTTATGGTGTTTTCGCAATGTTTCACATGAAGGTGATTGCTTTCTACATAGTTTATTTCCTTTAAACCTGAAAGTAAAAGTATCTTCATTAAAATTGGTCAAAGTTCGCTACAGATCAAGGAAGCTTTTTACCAAGAGTTTGAGGAAATGAACTTGATAAAGTTGGTTTTCTCGATAGACTTTAACTGACGTATTTCACCAAACTGAGACAAGAGAGAATTCTACCTTTGGACGAAGAAAGCGAATTGAACTATTGTCTTTCCATTTAGAATTGACCACAACTCGAAAATCATCATTTCCCAAGCTCTGCTGCATCTCCAGTATTTGTTGTGCTGAAGTCAAGGCAGAATCTTTGCAATCAAACAACTCAATCACAGAAAGAGTTGGACTTTCTCCCATCCCACAAGGTATCTCGACCAACTCATAGCACATCCGAAGAATGAGGCTCTGAAGGTGTGGAAAGCTTTCATGATCAGCTTTCCAGTGCTTCAAGTTTGTACCTTCGAGAACCAAATGTTTTAGTCGACAGAATTCACCTTCGTTTGGTTCCCACTCTGGCCCCAAGCATGCATGATCTCTCAATTTAAGTACTTCAAGATGGGTTAATGAACCAACAATTGTCAAATCATGCCAAGGCATTGCACATCCACTTAAAGTCAGTATTTTAAGAGTCCGTGGGAATGCAAGCTTCAACTTCAAAGCTGGACAGGAGCTGATGATAAAAGCGGAAGGGTGTACTTGGAATTTCAAAGTTTTGAGATGATGCAGATTGATCATATTCTCAAAATGACACTCTGCCCACCCTTCTCCCAAACTGACAGAAGGCACATATGAAACTACCAGTTTCTCAACGTTCTGAATCCTTTTCAACATATTATCAGTGAAtctcaaatttataattcctacCAACGTGTGTAAGCACGAAAGGCTTACAAGTTTCTCATTGATATCAAATTGTGCACCAAAGGGATCAAGAAAACAAGCATTTGTTAAATCTACATGCCTTAAGTGTTGCATTTTCAAAATTTCCACTGGTATATCTTTAAACCTTAACATATCAAATTCCTGACAAATAATTAGTGTTTCTAGTTTCCGGAGTGTGGATATTGATGCGGGTACATCCCCCTTGTACCTCAAACTCAAAGCAACGTACCGCAGATTCGAAAGTTCCAGAATCTCTGAAGGAAATTTATAAAAGTGTACTTTAATAGCATCCAGAACCCTGAGTAGCTTGAACTTTAAGAAAACACTTGAGGAAATATCGTGTTGTCCAATAAATATAAGGGAACGGTTAAATGCAATTGACGGCGTGGATCTAAAAAGATAGTTACTCATATTGTTGCGATGAATGCTTATTCGTCGTTGACTATATGAACTTTCTGGAAATATATTGACAAACCATTCCGTCACATGTAGAAACTTCTCCTTGTTTGCTTCTGTCACACAGATATCACGTAAGAGGTCATGGACCATGCACAATTTGATTTTTCCTTCAGAATCATGCTTAGACACTAAAACCATACCCCTTTTGACAAGTTCGTCCAAACAGCGCTCTGCGACCACTTCCAAACTTCCACAAGGATCTTGTTTTATGAAACCCTCTGAAATCCATAACTTGGTGAGTTGGGAAGCCAAGATCTCATAATCTTCAGGAAAAACACCCATATATAGAAAGCAAGCCTTCAAATGTTGAGGCAAATAGTTGTAACTCAATTTCAGTATCTCCAAGCATTGATCACTTGAAGTCACAATTGAAGTTACATTCCGTGCAATCTCATGCCACGCTCCTCGTGTCATATTCGTCTTGGATAGTAGTCCACCAATCACCACAAGTGAAAGGGGAAGTCCTTTGCATTTCAATGCAATTTTCTCCCCAATTTCTCTCAATTTCCAAGGGCAAGGTTGTTCACCGAAAATCTTAGAACAAAGTAGACTCCAACTATTGTCTATGTTTAAGAGAGACATCTGATGAATAGATCCGGAAGAGCTGGCATATGCAGCAATTTCAGCAAGCCGAGTTGTCAAGATGATTCGGCTTCCGGAATTGTCATCTGGAAATATCCTTTTCATGTATTCCCAAGCATGAATAGACCATATATCATCTATAACAATGAGATACCTCGTACCTATCAAAGTTTTGTAGAGACGATCACCTAGTTGATCATCTGTCTCCTCATCTATGTTATCTGTCAACCTTGTCATCGAACCGAGTATACCCAGCAAGATGTTTCGAGTATGGTATGACTGAGATACAGTGACCCATGCCCGCATATCAAAATGATAGATGATATACTGATCATTGTAAACACTTGTTACAAGAGTGGTCTTACCAATTCCCCCCATCCCAACTATTGAGATGACTTCGAGCTTGGAAGAATCTTCAGTTAGGTGATTCTTAAGTTGCATCAAGTCATCAGAAAATCCCACCACTAAATTATAGGGATTGGGAGCACGTTTTGATCCACATGCCCGCAGAGAACCCCTAGACTGCAAATCATATAGGCCAAATTTGTCAATCTTTGGCACATGTTCCATTGCGGAATCAACTTCTTCTAGGACGTCAGAGCCCATTTTGTCTCTAAACGTTTTCACCTCCTCCGTTATGGAATCAAAGTCCTCAACGATATTCCTCATGTCTTCATTCTCCAGCTTGAGAACGCATTCCCTGAGCTTCATCTCCTTCTCGTAACTCTCGAGCTCAGGGACATCTTTTTTGAGCCCAGAAAACAGTGGCAAGAGACAATTTATTGCCTTAATCCAGAAAGAAGAGCATCGTGTCGAAGGAGAATGATTGATTAGTTGCAAATCTATGATATCTTCAGCTTCACAGGCTGCATCTCTTATTCTTTTCTCCAAATAGGTCAGCTTTTCACTGCTTTTATCAGATGAATCTTTTAAAAACACTAGCAAGAACTCGATTTTTGAAGGAGAGATTCAATAAGTCTCTTCTCAACATGAATATTTGAATAGGGATCTGGGTTTTGCAAGTATTGATCGAGTGTCATGGCAAGAGAATTCAGAGCTGCATATGCCATGGCTGGTATCCTATCTCCTCTACCCAATAACAGGCTGCCTATCAAATGTGATAAAGATAAGAACTTCCCACATGCATCGTATAGCACATCATCAATAGCCTGGAATCCAAAAACTATGAattaaaatacattatataaCTTACATATTTCTTATAGTTTATTGAATTTACCTAACCCAATGTCGTTTCATTTACAAGTCAACAGCAACAACTTCTGAAGAAAGACTCTGAGAACTCAAATGACGTCGGCAAACGCGGGAGTAGGATCTGGTTTTATCCCTTTCTATGTTTTTGGCAAAAGACCTTTTCAACTTATTTATATGTCAAATAGTTTACATGGTAGTtccaattaaaaaaattaaagctGAAAGAATAAGAGATGTATTTTTTTCGTATTAAATGACTTGCTGAAGCTATAAATATTTTGTGACTTGGAAAATTTTGAGATTGGCAGTATAAATACCCAGAAATAGTGGTCGTTGTATTTTGGAAGACGACTTACAAAGAATTCAACTCGTCATGCCAAATAAATTAAACTCTCACTTTGTTACTCTAAAGATGAATAACAACGCAATCCAAATAGAAACTACATATTTAATTTAGAAACTGATTAGTTAAAATTTAGAACTATGGTTGCTTTGTTCCAGGGATCTGCGTGTCCATGCAGTAAAGGTTTTTTTGGCCCCAACATATCCCAGTGTTTCTGCTTCATGACAGAGCCATTGAAGTACATATTCCCGAACATAGAGCAAACTACTTGAAACCCATCATTTCCTAAGCTCTCTTGCATCCCCAATATCTCTTTTGCTGAAACCACTACAGATTCACGACAATTATCCACCTCAATCCTCGTGAGCGTCGAAATTTCCCCGATCCCAGATGGGATCTCCACCAAGTTCCGACAATTTCGAATAACTAGCCGCTGCATCCTCGGAAAATGTTCAGAATCAGCTCTCCAATTCATCAAGTCTAGTTCTTCAAGTACCAACATTTCTAGTTTACAGAACTCGCCTTCATGCGGCTCCCACTCCGGACCTTGACAAGCATGTTCtctcagtttcagcacttgaaGATTGGGCAACGAACCAATAATAGACAGATTGTGCCATGGGATCTCACATCCTCTTAAACTCAACTTTTCAAGTGATGGAGGGAACGAATACTTTAGCCCCGAGGTCATGTTCGAACCAAAAATCACCCATAAATTGATTGTTAATGTTGTGAGTTGGTCTAGATGGACAAGATTCTCAAGGTGATAGTACAAAAATCCTTTTTCCCAACCGAGAGGATCGTATGTAATTTCTAGTTCCCTGATGTTTGAAATTCTATTTAACATATCCAAAGTGAATTTCAAATTCCTTATTCCTGAAAGAGTCCGTAGATCCTTGAGAATCAGTGGTGCATCAGCTGGATCAAGATAAGAAATTTGCAAGAAATGGACGTGTCTCAAATGAAGCATGTCCCATATCTCTACGGGTAAATAAGATTCGACCTTTTCTTTCGAACAATCGATAATCTTGATGAATAATCAAAGTTTGAAGATTCAAGAGCTTGGATATTGATCCGGGTATGTTCCCTTTGTACTTGAAAGCAATGTACCGCAGGTTCGAAAGTTTTAAGATTTCTAATGGGAATTCAAGAAAGCTTACCTGGCTAGCATCTAGTGTCCTGAGTAGTCTAAACTTTAGGAAAAGAGGCGAGGACAAATCGTGTTTTCCTAGGATTATGAACGAACGGGCATATGAAAGTGAAGGTGTGGAGTATAAAAAATCAGCACGACCCTTGAGTGTCGTCGGATGAATGATTGTACGGCGCTGACTGTGTGAAATGTATGGTAACACATTTGCGTAGCTTTTTGCCACGTACAGAAAATTCTCCTTGTTCGCTTCTTTGACACAAAAATGTCGTAGAAGATCATGAATTTTGCATGTTTTGATCTTACCTTCATAGTTTCGTTTATAAGGTAAAATCAAGCTTCTTTCAACGAGTTCTTCTAAACACCTCTCGGCCACCTCTTCCAAGCATTTGAGTCGATCTTGTTTCAGGAATCCCTCTGCAGCCCATAAATTGGCTAGTTTTGAAGCCGGGATCTCATAATCTTCTGGAAAAACGCCCATATAAAGAAAGCAAGCCTTCAAACGATGAGGCAAGTACTTGTAACTCAACCTTAATGTCTCTGAACATTGATCACCACTTGAAGACACAAGTGAACTTACATTTGCTGCAACCTTTCCCCATTCATCCTGTGTCATTTTCACCTGGGAGAGAAGCCCACCAATCACCACGACAGAAAGAGGCAGGCCTCCACAATTTTGTGCGATTTTCATCCCGATTTCTTGTAACTCGGAAGGACAAGATTCACCACCAAAAACCTTAGCACAAAGCAGAGTCCAACATTGTTCAGTACTTAAAAGAGGAATCTCATAGGTTTCAGAAGATTCAGCATAAGTAGCCACATCCCGCAGTCTAGTCGTTAAAATGATCCGACTTCCATTATTGTCATTTGGAAATGAGAATTTCAATAAATCCCAAGCTCTAGTATCCCATATATCATCTATGATCACAAGATACCTCTTATCCTTCAAGGCTTTGTGTATGCAAACAACCAACCGATCCTCAGTCTCTCCTCGTATTTTATCTGTCAATTTGTCCATCGAATCTAGGGCATGTAACATGATTTCTCGCGTACTATGTGACTGAGATACAGTGACCCAAATACGAATGTCGAAGTGACATGCAACACACGGATCCTTATAAACATTCGTAGCAAGAGTTGTCTTACCAATACCTCCCATTCCTACTAATGAGAGGAGGATATTTAGCTTGTCCGGTTCCCCGGTGAGCCGATCCTTAATTTGCACCAATTGTTCCTCAAATCCCACTATC
This Primulina eburnea isolate SZY01 chromosome 2, ASM2296580v1, whole genome shotgun sequence DNA region includes the following protein-coding sequences:
- the LOC140822806 gene encoding putative late blight resistance protein homolog R1A-10 — encoded protein: MKLRECVLKLENEDMRNIVEDFDSITEEVKTFRDKMGSDVLEEVDSAMEHVPKIDKFGLYDLQSRGSLRACGSKRAPNPYNLVVGFSDDLMQLKNHLTEDSSKLEVISIVGMGGIGKTTLVTSVYNDQYIIYHFDMRAWVTVSQSYHTRNILLGILGSMTRLTDNIDEETDDQLGDRLYKTLIGTRYLIVIDDIWSIHAWEYMKRIFPDDNSGSRIILTTRLAEIAAYASSSGSIHQMSLLNIDNSWSLLCSKIFGEQPCPWKLREIGEKIALKCKGLPLSLVVIGGLLSKTNMTRGAWHEIARNVTSIVTSSDQCLEILKLSYNYLPQHLKACFLYMGVFPEDYEILASQLTKLWISEGFIKQDPCGSLEVVAERCLDELVKRGMVLVSKHDSEGKIKLCMVHDLLRDICVTEANKEKFLHVTEWFVNIFPESSYSQRRISIHRNNMSNYLFRSTPSIAFNRSLIFIGQHDISSSVFLKFKLLRVLDAIKVHFYKFPSEILELSNLRYVALSLRYKGDVPASISTLRKLETLIICQEFDMLRFKDIPVEILKMQHLRHVDLTNACFLDPFGAQFDINEKLVSLSCLHTLVGIINLRFTDNMLKRIQNVEKLVVSYVPSVSLGEGWAECHFENMINLHHLKTLKFQVHPSAFIISSCPALKLKLAFPRTLKILTLSGCAMPWHDLTIVGSLTHLEVLKLRDHACLGPEWEPNEGEFCRLKHLVLEGTNLKHWKADHESFPHLQSLILRMCYELVEIPCGMGESPTLSVIELFDCKDSALTSAQQILEMQQSLGNDDFRVVVNSKWKDNSSIRFLRPKFYQYRTRG